The Mycolicibacterium duvalii DNA window GCATGGTCACGTCCGCGCCCCAGGGCGTGATGCAGGGTGCGCAGGGCGCGGTGCAGCAGATCTCCCAAGTCGCCGGCCAAGTCGAAAAGTCGGACGCCGACAAGGGCTCGGCGCCACCGGCGGAGCAGTTTGTCGAACAGAGCGAGCGACCCGAGGAGCAGCCCCCCGCTGACGAGGGCGCAGAGGCCGGCCCGTCGGCTGCCGAGCGTGCCCCCGATCCGGCGCAGGACGAGGCCCGCCACACCGATCGCGTCGATCCGATCGATCTGTGATCGACTGAGGCTCAACCAGTTACCGGTGCAGCCTCGAGCGCTTCGCTGATGATGCTGCTTTCGTGCTGCCAGTAGACCCAGTCGGCGATCGCGGCTCGCTGCTCGGCGACGTCGGTGGCTGTTTGCGCCTTGTGGAGCGCCAGGTGCATCGCATGGTCGCAATAGGTGCGCATGGCTGCCAGATGCACCTCAACGCGCGCGGTGGACGTACTCATCAGCGGCTTGCACACCTCGAACCACAGCGCGGCTGACCTGTCCTCTGGTGATGTGTCGTCAGTTTGGGCCGGAGGCAACAGTTTCGAGAGGTCGTCGTCCTTCGTGGCGCTCAAAGTGGCCGCGGCGGCCGACGCGAGGACCTCGAGCCGGGTCCGGCCCTGCATCGTGCCGTCGATCGGCATGTCTTCGGGCTGCAACACGATCTTGGCGACGCCGGGGTCGAACCCTTGGAACTGCTCCTCGGTGGCAATCACGACGCGTAGCCGTTGGTTGTGGTGCTGGACCCAACCCTGCACAGCCAGAATCGGATAGGTGGCCCAGCAGGCCCGCTCGACCACAGGTATCGATTCGTCGGCGGTCGCCATCTGAATCCCCTGCGGCAGGTGGACGCCCGCAGGGATGTAGCCGATGCCGTAGCTGTTGGCGACGACGATGGTGCCGTCAGTCGTGAGCCCGACGACCCAGTAGAAGCCGAAGTCAAAGATGTTCGCGTTCAGTGCGGCCGCGATGCGACGCGCGAGCTGGGCGGGGTCCTTGCCCCGGTGCTGGCGACGGAGCGCACCGGCAGTCGCCGCGCTCGCCACGGCCTCGCGTTCGGCACGGGCGGCCGAAACCGGCACCGGCGCAGGCCCGGCCGACGAGGCCGCGCTCGTGGACGCCGGGGCGACGCCGGGTCCGGCGGTTGGAACCGCCGGGGCGGCAGCCCCTCCGGGAGGAACAGGCCCGGGAGGACCTGGCGTGGTTGGCGGCCCGAGCGGCACCGGAGGCGACACAGGCGCGCCCCCGGTGGGGGCGGCGCTCGCTGGGGCACCACCGAACCCGCCCCCTGATGCGCCGGCGACACCCGGTGACGCCGCCGCCGGCGTCGTCGCGGCCGGTGCCGACGGCTGAGTCGGTGCTGGCGGTGGCGTGGGCTGCGCGGCTGGAGCGGGGGCACTCAACGGCGCCGACGGAGACTGCGCGACGGGCTGCGCAGACGGCATCCCTGCGCCCGCGGTTCGGCCACCGCCTGCTGCCGACTTATCGCTGCCTGCGCCTGTCGCAGCTGAGGAAGCTGGCGATGCTCCGGTGGCGGTGCCCGCGTCTGCTTTCACTCCCGAGCCGGAGCCCGACTTCGCGCCCGAGCCCCCGCCGGAGGACGAACCCGACGAGGACCCCATCGCCGACCCGGCCGAACCGCCACTGCCCCCGCCCATACCGCCGGAGGAGCCACTCGAGCCGGAAGAAACGCTGCCGCTGGGAGAAGATCCGAGACCGCTCGAACCGCTCTGGGGGACCTGTTGACTCGGAGATGCTGCCGGCGCAGGTGGCGGCGCGGCCGGAGCCTCCCGTGGGCTCGAGGGCAGTGACCCGCTGCCTGTCGAACCAGTCCCACTGCCGCCGCCTCCGCGGGTACCGGGACTGCCCTTCGCGTATCCGGCGTCAAAATAGCGCGGGGCACTTGATTGCCCTGAACTGTACTGATTTTGCGCCTGCGTTTCCTGATCACCGGTCGTCGGCGGAACCCCCTCGCCGGGCACCTTTCCGTCGGCCCCTGGAGTTCCTGGCGGAGCCCCGATGTTTCCGGCAAGCTCTGCCGCGTTCGAGGACACCAGTTGGACATTTTCGCCCAATCCAACGGCGACTCTCGCTTCATTCAACGTCTCTGCGATCGACGGATCCGCGGAGGTGCGATTGGTTTCTTCACAATCGGATTGAGTCGACTCGGCGTTACCATTAGCCGCGATTTTCGTCTTAACGACGGAATTCTCCATACTCCGGAGCTTCTTCGATATGCCGTCGGCAAGATTCGCGTTCTGCTCGTGTTGGCTGATGATCGCGCTAACTTCACGGAGAGCAGCTTCAGACCCGCTCCCCTCCCAAGCGTCGGCAATCGACATCATTCGAGTTCTCAGATTAGGGATCACCGATGAACGAATTTCATCTCTTAGAGCCTCGAATTCGACAGCTGCTTGGCCAAGTACCTCTTCGTCGACTTCGGGCCATGCCGGCGGAACGACAGTCCGACCTCCGTACGCACCGGTGTGCCGATCGGTTTGCCACCAACTCACAGTGGCGCCTTACACGCGGCCCCGAGACCGCCGCCTAGGAAAGTGGCAATCTTCCATAACTGACCGTCGTCCGGTTCGTAGTCCGGTAGGGCTTGCGTATAGGCACGCAGGTACGAACCATAGGTGGTCAAGATGTCGGAGAGGATCGAATTGCTGGTCGCCTCGGCCAGCTTCTGCGCCTGCCATGCGTCCGCTTCCAGCACTGGGATTGCGGCCTCATTAAGTTTCCGTTCATTGGCCGTCCATTCAGCGGCTGGGACAGACGGGTCACCGGATGCCCAACCTCTTAACACCCTATTTTGGCGATCCAGCAGCGAAATTATTCCTTCACAGCTGTCATCAGAAGCGAAAATAAAGGGCGTCAGCTCGTCAGGATCCTCTGCCGACGACGTCACCGGATTGGCGGTGTAGTTTCCGGCCACGACGATCGGTACAGCTGTGCACATGAATGTCGTTGCAGAGCCAAAATTGCCTGCAACCCCAGCAATCATGGAGTCTGTGTACACATACGTGGGTAGCCGCTCAACGTACTTGCGCCAGAAAACGATCGATTGAGTGATTAGTTCCTGCAAGACTACGTTTTCAGCCTTAGGCAGGATCGACTCGAATCGATCCGCCGCAGACGTCATTGCCTCTGAAGCGCGCTCAACAACGGCGCGTTGTTCGGGCGTCCATCGTCCGGCCGAAATCGTTTTATCGATCGCGCTCCACTCCTGCGTCTCTTCCGCCAACTCATCGGCATAGCGAATCCAGTCATCGCACACCGGATCCTTCTCAGTCAGCAGGCCGACCGTCCGGTCCAGACCGGCGTCGGCAGATTCAGAAGCATCTCCGGACCGCGCCTGCCAGACCAGCAGCCCGACAACCAGCACCACCACGGCCGCGAAGACGACCCCAATCAACATCCAGGGACGTCGGCCCGAGCCCGGTAGACCGGGACCGCCCCCCGGCGGCATCGGTGGCATGGACATGCGCTATCCGACCTGGCCAGCCCTAGGATCACACCCCATGACCGGCCATGTTACCGGCCCTCCGAACCCCGCCCCGACACCAAAATCAACCACGCACGATTGAATCACCCTGCAGACGAACGGCAATGGGGCGCAGGGGCCGCTCGGCCGGGCCGGACACCACGGCGCCGTCGAGATCGAACCGGCTGCCGTGGCAGGGGCAGTAGATGGTCTGCTCGACCACCTCGTTCAACAGGCAGCCGGCATGGGTGCAGATCGCCGAAAATCCCTGGTAGTTCCCCACGACGGGTTGGGTCACCACGACTTCGCCGGCGATGACGCCGGACCCCACCGGCACATAGGCCGCGCCGACGATCAGCTCCCCCGGCTCGCTCTCGGGAGGCGGTGACTCGTCCGCGCAGGCCGCCACCACCAGCGGCGCCGCCCCGGCACCAGCCAGCAGCGTCCGCCGGCGGAACACCCGCCTCATCCGGGCAACACCGGCAGCGCGCCCGCGGCCATCAGCGGCCGCACCTCCACCCAGCCGGGCTCACCGTCGGCACCGGACCCGGACAGCTGCAGCACACCACGCTGATCGGCCACGTACACCGCCGACGGATTGGCCGCGACCGTCTTCACCGGCATCAGCAGGTTGCGGCTGGGCCCATCGGAATTCACCCCGTCGAGGTTGACGTAGGACACCGGGCTCTGCGGGTCGGTGCGGGTGACGACGATGTCGTCGCCGGTGCGCCACGACAACGACACCACGCTGTTGCCCATCCCGTAGCCCAGCCGCCGCGGATAGGTCAGCACATAACCGCCGTGGGGCGTCTGCTCGACCCCGGCCAGGACCACGCGCCCCTCGATCACCAACGCCACCCGGGTGCCGTCGCGGGACAGCTGGATGTCGCCGATCACCCCGGGGAAGCGCGTCGACACCTGCGAGGAGTCCACCGGTATCCGGGCGGGAGCCCCCGACGCGTCCTGGATGACGCGCACGATGTTGAGACCGTCGACCACCACCCAGATCGCATCGTCGAGCGCCCACGACGGCCGGCTCAACGTGCGGCCGTCGAGCACCTGAGCGGCGTTGCCGCCCAACGGCCCCACCCACAGCGACGACGCCACCTCCGGCGTCCCGGGGCGCAGCGTCACCACTGACGCCACCTCCTGCCCGCTGCGGGACAGCGACGCCGCGGTCTGTCCCGGGATCTGCCCGAACGAGCCCGGCACCCGCGGCGCCCGCGACCCATCGAGGGACACCAGCGACCCGCCGACCAGCGCATGCAATCCGGCTGCGGCGCCATCGGCGGCCCCGGGATCGGTCGCGGCGACGTCGACGGTGTCCCAGCCGTCGGCGAACCGGTCGTCGAGCGCAGCACCGTCGGCGTTGATCACGTAGGGCCCGTTGATGCCCGAGCGCGACAACGTCCAGATCACCTGCGCGGCAAGCAGTTGCCTGCTGACCGGATCGGTGGTGGACAGATTCTCCAGTTCGATGCGCGCACCGCCGTAGCCTCGGCCCACGCCGGTGCGACCACCGTCGGCGCGGGTCACCGGCCCGCGCAGCCGCAGCGGCGGACCCAGCAGATTCCGCACGGTCTTGTCCATCTCGGGCCGCGGCCCGGCGATCAGCTTGCTCACCAGTTCGGTGGCCAACTGATCGGCATCCGACACCGCCACGTAGCGCGGGTCGGGCACCACGGTCTTGCCGGTCGGGTCGACGAAGTACAGCGTGTGCCGCTTGTAGGTGGCCTGAAACTGCTGCCAGTCCAGGAACACTCCGTTGGGCAGTCGATCGATGCGCCACCCG harbors:
- a CDS encoding ubiquinol-cytochrome c reductase iron-sulfur subunit; this translates as MRRVFRRRTLLAGAGAAPLVVAACADESPPPESEPGELIVGAAYVPVGSGVIAGEVVVTQPVVGNYQGFSAICTHAGCLLNEVVEQTIYCPCHGSRFDLDGAVVSGPAERPLRPIAVRLQGDSIVRG
- a CDS encoding secretion protein EccK encodes the protein MPVSAARAEREAVASAATAGALRRQHRGKDPAQLARRIAAALNANIFDFGFYWVVGLTTDGTIVVANSYGIGYIPAGVHLPQGIQMATADESIPVVERACWATYPILAVQGWVQHHNQRLRVVIATEEQFQGFDPGVAKIVLQPEDMPIDGTMQGRTRLEVLASAAAATLSATKDDDLSKLLPPAQTDDTSPEDRSAALWFEVCKPLMSTSTARVEVHLAAMRTYCDHAMHLALHKAQTATDVAEQRAAIADWVYWQHESSIISEALEAAPVTG
- the lpqB gene encoding MtrAB system accessory lipoprotein LpqB, with product MRRLLTAVWLVATLAVLTGCAGVPTSSSPQAIGTVERPPPPSLPEPTPGMDPDVLLREFLKATADPANRHLAARQFLTESASQGWDDAGSALLIDNVVFVENRTPQRVSVTMKADILGSLSDMGVFETGEGALPDPGPIELVKTPDGWRIDRLPNGVFLDWQQFQATYKRHTLYFVDPTGKTVVPDPRYVAVSDADQLATELVSKLIAGPRPEMDKTVRNLLGPPLRLRGPVTRADGGRTGVGRGYGGARIELENLSTTDPVSRQLLAAQVIWTLSRSGINGPYVINADGAALDDRFADGWDTVDVAATDPGAADGAAAGLHALVGGSLVSLDGSRAPRVPGSFGQIPGQTAASLSRSGQEVASVVTLRPGTPEVASSLWVGPLGGNAAQVLDGRTLSRPSWALDDAIWVVVDGLNIVRVIQDASGAPARIPVDSSQVSTRFPGVIGDIQLSRDGTRVALVIEGRVVLAGVEQTPHGGYVLTYPRRLGYGMGNSVVSLSWRTGDDIVVTRTDPQSPVSYVNLDGVNSDGPSRNLLMPVKTVAANPSAVYVADQRGVLQLSGSGADGEPGWVEVRPLMAAGALPVLPG